The Helianthus annuus cultivar XRQ/B chromosome 15, HanXRQr2.0-SUNRISE, whole genome shotgun sequence genomic sequence CTACAAGATCTTGTGGTTGATAGATTGAATGCAATCTCACTATGCTTCTTTTAACTAACACTAGCCTCTTAAGTCTTTTTTTCCCGTATAGTGGCTATGGGTCTTCTCCACATGACATAACTGCAATTCTTTTCTTGATCGCATATGCTCTAGTTTTCCTTAGATTACTTCTAACAGGGATGCTCTAAATGTTAATTTGTTCAAATGCTCAACGACCAATTGAATGTCGCCGTCACACGCACTACTAAAAAAAGGCAAAAGCAATAACCCAAATCTTTGAATAACCATCATAAATAAAGCTAAGTTTGCAACCGCTTTGGTTGAGATAAAAAGCCTCATAGCTAAAAAGGAGAATGAAAGCAAAGAAGCGTCTCCATGAACAAACATCCAATCATTTAAACGTCAACATATTCAAGCTCCATACATAGTCTCAACATGGTTGCACATATGGAATATATTGCTCAACATGGATAACAAGTATGGAGAGCATGTGATGCTTATTCGATGGTATTCTCCATCAATAGATCAGTAGACCCTAACGGTCCTTCATGATATTCTTGAGTTTGACCAAAAGTACGAGAACCATAGACTTGAGGAATGATTTATTTTAGCTTTGTGTGGTGGAACTTGCAGCGTACTCTTTAGCCACCCCAATAATTATGTATAAAGAACATACTCGCTcaccaaatttaaaaaaaaaaaaaagataagaaAAAAAGAAATTGTATTGCATTACATGTAAAAAAACTTGTAGTCTTTGGTCTAACATCATTTGTAGTCTTTGAATGTCACATTATGCCATAGCTTATGTGCAAGAATCTTGTATAGATTTTTGTAAGGATCCCAAGCAATACTATAAAAAGGAAAAAGAGACGGCGAAAGTTATCAAAAAGATTGTTGTAAAAGCATAGTTATGGCATTTTGGTTAAGACATAAAGCTGGTTCGCTAATGTATTTTACAAGCGTTTTGCTTTTGGACAAAAAAACAAACCCACATCGCTAAGATAAAATTTGAAACTGCGGCACAAAAAGGATAATATTAAACAAAGAAACATCTACATAAACAAACATCATGTCGTTTAAACGTCAACATATCCAAACTCCAAACAAAAACTCAACAAGCTTTCATATCAAGCATATATATTACTCGTTAATTGGTAGAAATTCTTCATCAGTGGATCCTAACAATATATCATTGGATTCAAAAGTTCCATCATGATATGCCTGAGCTTGACCAAAAGCTTGAGGACCATATTCTTGAGGGACGGAGTAGTTTAGCTCTGGGTGGTGGAACTTGCAGCCTGCTCCATAACCACATGAACGATAAGACACATAGTGGGCACATACATGCTCACCCTGCATAATTAACAAGATCAAATAAGAAATCGTATTGCCTTAATGTCGAAACAACCCTTGGTCTTTGGACCAGGTGTATCTATATTATCTTAATTAATCTAAATAGTGAATTTTTAAGATCTAATACTAAGAGGGTGTGCTCAATGACTTCTTTATATAATTTATATGCCTAGAGACAGATCGAGAAAAAAATACGAAATATATATTACCAATCGCATTGGAAGTCCATCAGAGTTGTACTGCATTGGGGGAGGAGGCATTGAGTGACTAAATCCACAATAGATTCCATACTTGCAATATCCAGCACGAAAAAACTGTAGCCAGAATCATTTGAAACATTCCCATGTCTCCTTTATCAAAATCTTACATATATATTATTCTAAAACAAATTATATTGAAATAAATTATGTATATGGGTTGTTAAAATAATGTTCACATCATTGTCTATAATATAATTTCTATGAGTGAGTTATCAATTACAATGTGAGAGATTTCTCAGCATCAACATCAACGATATTGATTATTGAAGCTAAGACTCCTTTGTTTTAGTATGCTTCATAATTATCATATCATTTAAGCTTATGACATGTGTTCATCTTACATTCCAAAGACGCACAACTACACTATAAGAATAAAAATCCATACGAGTATAAAAACTTAACAGCTAGCTTATACATTGCAAGAATTCACATACCAGACTTATCCAGTAAGAATAAAAATCCATACGAGTATAAAAACTGAACAAGCTAGCTTATACATTGCAAGAATTCACATATCAGACTTATCCAGATTAAATTACATCAAGGGATAAatattgcaattatttccttagttTTTATATGGATAGTGAATATATGTTCAACAGACATGAACCTAAATTCGAACTTGTACATATACTCATGTATCATGTATGGAATCCTGGGAAAAATACAAGGTCGCATATTTATTCAATATAAGAACACTTGCCAAGCTGACAAGTGACAACCATAACTAATCTATTCAAGTGCTTGAATCTCATTAGTAATATAGTTTGTTAATATCTTAATCTAAAGAAAATCAAGGTTTGCGAGTTTTTTTTCCTAAACTAGTATTGGTGGAAAAAGTATTTACCATTTTGGTATTTTTAGAAAACTATTTACTAAAATGGTGTTTTCCTTGTATTTtgtatttacttttttttttattttctaaccAAGATATTAtacttttttattgtttttttcttgTTCAAACAATCCCTTatcgttttttatttttttatatttttagaataCTCTTTTTTTAACCAAATACGTTTTTTCAATCCAACTCTTTATAGGCTCTCTAGTGGTTTTCTTTTTCAAGTAAGGTTAGTTTATTTTTTATTGtcttttttaatttaaaaagttaaaaaagatTTGGTAAACCATCTCCCCTTTCTCCCCTGCCGTTTCAGAACCTGCCTTCCTTTTTTTTTCATTAATAATTTTGAGGATTTCACGATTTTCAAAATGAGAACTTTGAGTCATTATCGATTCACATTTTATATGGAATTGAAATTTGTTTTTATAAAGTATGTTAAAGATTTTGAACATCAAAGTTTTATAGTTATATATGGATTTTGATTTCATATATTTCATAACAGAAAGAATACAAGTTAACGCGATATAACATATAATTCAAAACGAGAAAAAAATGATCGTGCTTACTCAATAAAACTACGAAATGGAATGAATATGATTTCCATTTGTATTTGATATTAATACCACTAGCTGGTCAATTTTAATGTTTGATTAAAAAATTTATGCTTCCAATTTGATTGTACAAATTTATATAACATGATTCTTATAGTTGTATTTGAAAAAAAGAACCATTAGAAAGCCTAAAGAGTTGGTTGCTAAATATTATTAAACTGGTTAAATAAAAAAGAGTATTACACAAAATTTAAAAAGGATATTGAAGCGTTGAAAGAAAAATACAATAAAACGGTTAGAAAATAAAAAGTAAACACAAATTATAAGGAAAacactattttaataaaaaaattatgctTCTTATTTGATTGTACAAATTTATATAACATGATTCTTATAGttgtatttgaaaaaaaaaaaccattagaAAGCCTATACGTATAAAGAGTTGATTGCCAAATATTATTAAACTGGTTAAATAAAAAAGAGTatcataaaaaattaaaaaggataACGAAGCGTTgaaagaaaaaaacaataaaaatataatatcttgtttagaaaataaaagagtaaactgtcattctGGTCCCTGGggtttggtcacttttaccactttagttcaaaattcaaaccttttgaatctggatcCCCGTGGTTTccgttttgttgccattttggtccaaaaataaagtCAGCTCAGATTTCTCAAATAAAATcttggttttttttttgtctttttcctcatACTAATGAATGGCAAAATGGTCATTATAAATTTTATTATAATGAATTATtgattaaaataattaaattaaatgaCCTCAAGCAAGTATTATCATCTTCCCCAAATGCAATCCGTAATATCCTAATCCACTCTTACGAACATCTTCTTCTCCAACGATCAACGGACAATTACAAGGAATTTTGTTGCGATTTTTCTAAAAGCAGAAGGTGTACAGACTACCCCTAGCAACAAAATTCTAACCATCAAAAACAGAGAAAACTTCTAACCATcattgatttttcaaaaattaaaatcaaaatctGAACTTTTTCCTAATAAATCAAGTGGGTTTCGAAGTGGATGTCAGTGACGGCTAGGAGATGACGGAAAGCAACAGCAATGACGACATCAAACGAGACCCACGGCGATTCCAATGGTCAAAATAAACGATGACGGTGTTGAGGAGCAGAGACATCGCCACAGATCTGATGCCATAGAAGATTGCCCACTACTGAGGTAAATATCGATAGCCTAATAATTCGATTTCCAGCCGGTGTTGGTGGCGGTGGCTGGTTTTGTTCAAACTCGTTGTGGGTTTTAGATTCGGGGGTTTGGGTGTTGATGAGTTTTAGCGACAGTGTTGAtgtgggtggtggtgatgggaGCATGTGGTGGTTGGTGTGTTGCGAAGATGGTGGTCAGTGGAGTGGGGTGTGGTGGGTGTTAGCGATGGCAGCAGAGTGGCTTAGGATATTAGGGAAGATGATGATACTTGCCCGCTTTTATAAGGtcatttaatttattattttagttaataatttgttataataaaacttaTAATGACTATTTTTCCCTTCATTAATCTAAGGAAAAAGGACAAAAAAACTATGATTTTATTTGAGAAATCTGAGTTgactttatttttggacaaaaatgGTAACAAAACTaaaaccacaaggacccagattcaaaagttttgagttttggactaaagtgacaaaactgaccaaacctcagtTTACTCAAAATAAAAAGTAAACACAAATTATAAGGAAAATACTATTTTAATAAATAGTTTTCAAAGAACACTAAAATGGTAAATACTTTTTTCATCAACACTAGTTTAGGAAAAAACTTCAAGGTTTGCACTTTGTACATACCATGAATAGAATGATTAACTAATAATCTTAGTGTCTgtttggtatgaggtaatggaatagatgagagaatgaaatggacgaggtaatggaatggacaactgaatgaaatggatcattccattccattgtgatgtttggttactcatatgttaatagaatgaatcattactttgtacaatttgataaacaaaaaaagatgaagtaacgaaacacaaatgtattaaaaacgacaaaaatataattgcctcaataataataataataataataataataataataataatgataataataataataataatatattaatgataaaaattaatttttttttgaacggtgactTTCTTTTTGAGTGACCCAATGTCACACCGCCTAATTGGCGGCCCTAGCCAAGTCTGCTCAGACTTACGTTGTCTTAACCAGGTCGCGCTGGGTTGGCCAGACTTGGTTACGGCGTTTCCCCGGAAACCGTACTGCCTTCACACGAGATGACTCGCTGAAGTAACAGCCCGATGAAAACAAATAAAagtatgaatattaataaatataaatataaatacaaataaaagtataagtataataataataataataataataataataataataataataataataataataataataataataataataataataataataatatatttcttttccattccttgaaggaatgggAAAAAAACACCTACATACCAAGGAATGAAAATTATTATATATGGAAGAAGTTACATTTctttggaatgctccattccattaccacattaTAACCAAACATTTTTCTTTCATTCcatcagaatgatccattccattctatcttccattccttcataccaaacgctaccttagtGTTTATAAATAAACTAACCCATATAATACCTTTTATTGAACTAACCAAAAAACACAAACCCAAAACTTAATTACAAGATCCATGATAGTCACAAAACACGAACTATGTTTGGGAGTTACCAGGCAAATCTACATGGAAATCCACAAATACATCTTAAGAAAAATAACCATTGAATTGAATGTTACTGTAATCAGATTGAAAGATATCATCCGTAACAATTTGAATTGAATGTTTCAAACAACAACCAACTATATGTATAAAGTTGGATATTAatagaaatattttttttttttgaatggctaacgTTACTCTTCCAAACTCCTATATTTACAAATAACTCACTCTTGCTTGcgattgaacccaagacctcccacTAAGAGGCAAGAACCTCTACCAAGTGAGCTAACCCCACTTAGCAatagaaataaataaatactaaTTAAGAAGATTAATAACTTTGATATTGATTCCAACAAAATCACAAATTATTAAaatcaaaaaaatctaaaaacagtTATACCTTGCATGGGATTCTACGAGTGTAATTTGGATACACGATTTCAGCACTTCCTTCCTGACGAACCTAAAAACAAGAACAAAGGTATACATCAGTacacaaagtaaaaataaaagaATAGACGACTAAAATTAGTTTATAATAATAAATCATCTTTCAAAAACAATAAATACATATGCATCATGAGCATGGATGAAAACGTAActtaaaatagaaaataaaaataaaaacatactaAATGGTGTGTAAATTTGAAAATCATTAAAGAGTTACACACAGTTATTTTATCACCATTATAATGTAATCTGTCATATAATATTTTCATTATTCATCAGATCATACTTAAGAGatatttttgttttcaaatttaacATATTAAAGGACTTTTATAATTAAAAAGAAATAGAAAGTATGTTAGTTTTATATGTGTACAAAATTGTTAAAAAGACTTTTATTAGAAAAAAAGTAAGTATGCTGACTTTTTTGTGCAGAAAAATGTTAAAGGGACTTTTAGGAGAAAAACAGAAAATACTTTTTTTAGTATATGTCATATCCCTTTACATGAAAGGTAAATTTGTCATAACAGGTAAATTTAGGCTATTTAAACATAAAATGTATAGTGTTTGTTAGGGTTGAAATCTATAAATtgccttttcttttttttttttttttttttgagaaatctATCAAGAAATTAATGAAGGCGTGATGGAGAGATAAGAGGTTTACCTGAGAATCTTCTCGAGAGGGGTGATTATAGTTGCAATTCTTGCCAAAACTACATGATCCATATTCAACAAAAAAGAAGCAGTCCTTTTTCTGCATGGGACTAGCTTCGATTTCATCATTTGTAGAACTAGCCATTGATCTGAAACAGTGATTGACAGGAGCTCTACTGGTGGTCCGATCTGAATTGTGGTGAGGATTAGAAGGAGGAGGAgaaatgtgttaaaagcatgagTTCCTTATGCTTTTATAGCGAGGGATGGGGAGACCAGAGTTTGACTTCACCTCATAGATCACTTGGGTTTTCTCACTCATCATTAAATATCATATCTAATAAGAGTAATATTATTATGTTCATACGTATTTttgaattattatattttattcacactctttaattttttttgaatgtGAACATTTCCTTTTACTCTACTGTTTCAATTATTCTAAATTAAATTTTGTTTGCCCAGATTTAAATTTGGGACCTCACCTTATAGATTTCTGAGTTGGAATATGCTTGAATACTCAGTTCGTCTAATTCTTTTAACCGGTGTAGGCGATCTTTTCCATAAATTTCTtggtctaagtttacatttttagtGCCCAATATGCTTTGTGTTCAATTTCTACTGGGAGGTGACAGTTTTTCCATAGACTAGCATATATGGCGTGGTACCTATTGGTGTTTTATAAGCTATTCGAAatgcccataaagcatcgtctaatttgtctGCCCATTCTTTTCGATTTTGACCCACAATTTTTTCTAGGATTCTTTTTAAACCTCAATTTATTACTTCGGCTTGACCATTGGTTTGAAGATGATAAGCGGACGAGAGACGGTGATAAATCTCATATCGTATTAGAGTTTTCTCCATTTTTAGATTGCAAAAGTGGGTTCCTCTATCACTGATTAGGGCTTTTAGAGTTCCAAAACGTGAGAATAGCTTTTTcaggaattttaccactactcttccttCATTGGTGGGAAGGGCTTCAGCCTCGACCCATTTAGAAACGTCGTTAACAACCACCAAGATGTATTTGTTTCCTCTCGAAGGTGGGAATGGCCCATAAAATCCAATCCCCAAACGTCGAAGATTTCACAAATAAGAATGCTATTTTGTGGCATTTTGTTTTTTCTTGATATGTTGTCTGCCAGCTGGCATGCATCACATGTTTTTACCAATATATAAGCATCTTTGTGTATTGTGGGCCAGTAAAATCCTGCATCGTACACCTTTCGTGTGGTGCTGGCTATTCCATGGTGTCCTCCACATGGTCCTTCGTGACAATGGCTAAAAATTTATCTTACTTCACGACCATGGACACATCGTCGAATGAGTTGGTCTGCacatattttgaaaagaaatgggTTTTCCCAAAAATAGTGTTTTACATCAGCGAAGAATTTATTTCGCTGATGAAAGGACAACCCTTTAACAATAGTGccactagctaagtagttagcataaTCTGCGTACCAGGGTTCTTCTCTATATTCtaccatttccaaggattccgtggggaATTTTTTATTGATGAGTTCTTCTCGAGTTCCTTCCAGAGCAGGGTCTTCAAGACGAGATAGGTGGTCAGCAGCAATGTTTTGTGCTCCTCTTTTATCTTTTATTTCTATGTCAAATTCTTGAAGGAGAAGAATCCATCTTATGAGACAGGGTTttgcatcttgtttcttgaaaaggtatcgcaTGGCAGCATGGTCTGTGTAGACTATAGTTTTGGAGAGCACAAGATAGGAACGGAACTTATCAAATGAAAATActacagctagtaactctttttaaGTGGTCGTGTAATCTTCTTGAGCGTCATCAAGAGTTTTGCTAGCGTAATATATGGgataaaaatgtttttcttttctttgtcccaagattGCTCCAACTGCAAAATCGCTAGCATCGCGCATGATTTCAAACGGCAGCTTCCAGTCGGGTGCAATCATGATTGGTGCTTTGATGAGTATATCTTTAAGAGCAAGAAATGTTGTtgtgcaatccttgtcaaagatgaatggggcatctttttcaagtagcTTAGTTAGAGGTCGagagattttagaaaagtctttgataaataaCCTATAGAATctggcatgtcctaggaaactgcgaatggCTAGAATGGATGATGGAGGAGGTAGTCGGGAAATAGTATCGATTTTTGCGCGATCGACTTCCAATCATGTGTTGGAGATTTTGTGACGGAGTACTATTCCTTCAGTGACCATGAAATGGCACTTCTCCCAATTAAGAGCAAGGTTAGTCTCTTCACATCtagatagcattcgttcaaggttatcaaGGCATTGGTAAATGAATCATCGAAGAtagagaaatcatccatgaaaacttTCATGGTTTTTTCTATCGTGTTGTGAAAAATGACTACCATGCatcgttggaatgttgcaggtgcgttgcatagaccaaatggcatgcgtcgataaggaAAGGTTCCACATGGACAAGTGAAGGTGCTTTTCTCTTGGTCCTCTGGGGCGATAGGAATTTGGAAGTACCCCGAGAATCCatcaagaaaacaataaaatttctGACCGGATAATCGCTCTAACATTTGAACAATGAAGGGTAAAGTAAAATGGTCTTTTCTTATGTCTTCATTGAGTTTCCTATAGTCGATCCATACTCTCCATCcagtgacggttcttgttggtatgaGCTCGTTTTTTTCGTTGGTTACAACCGTCATTACACCTTTTTTGGTACTACTTGGACaagacttacccatggactattgGAAATGGGGTAGATAAGTCCGGCATCTAAGAGTTTGATGACTTCTTTTTTGACAACTTCTTGGACATTAGGATTGACCCTTCTTTATGGTTGGATTACTACTTTTTAGTCGTCTTCCATTAAAATTTTGTTTGTACACATGGAAGGAATTATTTCTTTGATGTCCTTTAATTTCCATGCAATTGCCGTTTTATGTTTTTAAGTAGATTAAgtattttttccttttttgagAAGTGAGATACAAGGAAATGATGATGGGAAGTTTACCTTTATTATCTAAGAATGCGTATCTAAGCCTTTTGGAAGTTCATTGAGTTCTAAAGAAGGTGGGTTCAATAGATGGCTTAGTTTTTGGTTCGTCATCGCGGTCGATGGCCGAAACGATTTGGTTGGTAGCGGCTTCCTCTTCAATGAATTGGTCATTTTGTTCCTCCATATCGGGTGGCTCAACTTCATCGTCCAACAAGGGGTCGTCATTGCtgattggatatttcattgatttaTTTATATTGAAATTTCGTTTGTCAGCCCCAAGTTTAGTGGGACGATCTTGATGTTTTTCTTTGAGCAAAGCTTGATGGGTTTTAATGAATGGATATCCCAACACGAGTGGAGCATCATCAAGGATGACGTAGTCATTTGCTACAATCGTTTGGTTTATTTGAATGAGAACGTCTTCAACTACTCCCGCAGCATGTTTACTTTTCGATTAGCCAAGAGGATAGGAATTTTGATTGTAAGAAAATCACCAATA encodes the following:
- the LOC110909535 gene encoding zinc finger CCCH domain-containing protein 3-like; translation: MASSTNDEIEASPMQKKDCFFFVEYGSCSFGKNCNYNHPSREDSQVRQEGSAEIVYPNYTRRIPCKFFRAGYCKYGIYCGFSHSMPPPPMQYNSDGLPMRLGEHVCAHYVSYRSCGYGAGCKFHHPELNYSVPQEYGPQAFGQAQAYHDGTFESNDILLGSTDEEFLPINE